From the genome of Ferroacidibacillus organovorans, one region includes:
- a CDS encoding TrmH family RNA methyltransferase: protein MEKSLTSLQNPRIKGFAALKDKKQRERERLYLVEGVRAVDTYLSCGNILQTLIFDDEIPLPDAALDLVFAARKKGIEVLPVGTNAIAKIADTEHPQGIIGVARMGDADWRAVVRKASEAAPAPLLLLDGVKDPGNLGALLRSAHAVGCTRIVTLPGTVDVYSPKVVRSAMGSLPHLQIARMSGTFEELGACLKEEGYRIIGTDLDGTSLYEENLTGNLALFIGSEADGLSFDARDLCEGMITIPMPGKTESLNVAIATSVILYESLRQRLAQR, encoded by the coding sequence ATGGAAAAATCACTCACATCGCTGCAGAATCCGCGCATCAAGGGATTCGCGGCGCTAAAGGATAAGAAACAGCGAGAGCGAGAGCGACTTTACCTTGTCGAAGGCGTGCGCGCCGTCGACACCTATCTTTCGTGCGGCAACATCCTGCAGACGCTTATCTTTGATGACGAGATCCCCCTGCCAGACGCGGCGCTCGATCTCGTCTTTGCGGCGCGCAAGAAAGGGATCGAAGTGCTTCCGGTCGGCACGAATGCAATCGCCAAGATCGCTGACACCGAGCATCCGCAAGGGATTATCGGCGTGGCGCGCATGGGAGATGCGGACTGGCGCGCCGTCGTCCGTAAAGCGTCTGAGGCAGCCCCTGCTCCGCTGCTTCTCCTTGACGGCGTGAAGGATCCGGGCAATTTGGGCGCTCTTTTGCGAAGCGCACACGCCGTCGGATGCACACGCATTGTGACACTCCCGGGAACAGTCGATGTGTACAGTCCCAAAGTCGTGCGCTCTGCGATGGGATCGCTTCCACACCTGCAGATCGCGCGCATGTCGGGGACTTTTGAAGAACTCGGCGCATGTTTAAAAGAAGAGGGCTATCGCATCATCGGCACGGATCTTGACGGCACTTCGCTCTATGAGGAAAACCTTACGGGAAATCTCGCGCTCTTCATCGGCTCTGAGGCGGACGGGCTTTCGTTTGACGCGAGAGACCTGTGCGAGGGGATGATCACCATTCCGATGCCTGGGAAAACAGAATCGCTCAACGTCGCCATTGCGACATCTGTAATCCTGTACGAGTCACTCCGCCAACGCCTGGCGCAAAGGTAA
- a CDS encoding aldo/keto reductase, protein MKYRKLGKTGLKVSVIGIGTWQFGGEWGKDFSQREVDAMIGRGKELGINLIDTAECYGDHLSEELVGGATSRERDQWVIATKFGHKFSGHASRVQLWTADDIKKQLEDSLKALRTDYIDVYQFHSGSDDSFQQDDVWTMLDKQVQAGKIRHLGISIGSNDNLLQTENASRVNAEVIQVVYNRIDRKPEERVFPSCERQNLGVLARVPLASGFLSGKYKPGAVFSGQDVRANRAQETVLAQLKQVEEIARTEVPEGIDMAQWALAWCLKHPAVTSVIPGCKSVEQVEFNAKAADLDMVSSHHPQAWV, encoded by the coding sequence GTGAAATATCGAAAGCTCGGCAAGACAGGCTTGAAGGTGTCTGTGATTGGCATCGGCACGTGGCAGTTTGGCGGAGAGTGGGGCAAGGATTTCTCGCAGCGTGAAGTGGATGCGATGATTGGACGAGGGAAGGAACTCGGGATCAATCTCATCGATACGGCAGAGTGCTACGGGGATCACTTGTCGGAGGAACTCGTCGGCGGGGCGACATCGCGCGAGCGGGATCAGTGGGTGATTGCCACAAAGTTTGGGCACAAGTTTAGCGGACATGCCAGTCGAGTCCAACTGTGGACAGCCGATGACATAAAAAAGCAATTGGAGGATTCGCTCAAGGCGCTGCGCACGGATTACATCGACGTGTATCAGTTTCACTCAGGGAGTGACGATTCGTTTCAACAGGATGACGTGTGGACGATGCTCGACAAACAGGTGCAGGCGGGAAAGATCAGGCATTTGGGTATCTCGATTGGCAGTAACGACAATCTCCTTCAAACGGAAAACGCGAGCCGCGTCAACGCGGAGGTGATACAAGTCGTTTACAATCGCATCGACCGCAAACCGGAGGAGCGCGTCTTTCCCTCGTGCGAGCGGCAAAATCTCGGCGTGCTCGCGCGCGTGCCTCTGGCGAGCGGTTTTTTGAGCGGCAAGTATAAGCCGGGAGCTGTCTTTTCAGGGCAGGATGTGCGAGCCAACCGTGCGCAGGAGACGGTTTTGGCGCAATTGAAGCAGGTTGAGGAGATTGCGCGCACAGAGGTTCCAGAGGGTATCGACATGGCGCAGTGGGCCTTGGCGTGGTGCCTCAAGCATCCCGCGGTGACCAGTGTCATCCCCGGTTGCAAGAGTGTCGAGCAGGTGGAGTTTAACGCGAAGGCGGCTGACCTTGACATGGTTTCTTCGCATCACCCGCAGGCGTGGGTGTAA
- the rplT gene encoding 50S ribosomal protein L20, producing the protein MPRVKGGTITRRRHKKILKLAKGYFGSKHRLFRTANQQVMKSLMYAYRDRRVRKRDFRRLWIQRINAAARQNGLSYSKLMFGLKQAGVEVNRKMLADLAVSDAHAFSELAGVAKAKLQA; encoded by the coding sequence ATGCCAAGGGTTAAGGGTGGAACGATCACGCGTCGTCGCCACAAAAAGATTTTAAAGTTGGCCAAAGGTTATTTTGGCTCGAAACACCGTTTGTTCCGCACTGCGAACCAACAGGTCATGAAGTCGCTCATGTATGCGTATCGCGACCGTCGCGTCCGCAAACGCGATTTCCGCCGTCTCTGGATTCAGCGGATCAACGCAGCGGCCCGTCAGAACGGTCTGTCGTACAGCAAGCTGATGTTTGGACTCAAGCAGGCGGGGGTTGAAGTGAACCGCAAAATGCTCGCAGACCTTGCAGTCTCGGATGCGCATGCGTTCTCCGAACTCGCGGGTGTCGCAAAAGCGAAACTGCAAGCGTAA
- the rpmI gene encoding 50S ribosomal protein L35: MPKMKTHRGAAKRFKKTGSGKIKRNHAFTSHLFTSKSAKRKRQLRHATTMAPSDVKRIKQMITYL, encoded by the coding sequence ATGCCGAAAATGAAAACCCATCGCGGAGCTGCGAAGCGCTTTAAGAAGACAGGCTCCGGGAAGATCAAGCGTAATCACGCGTTTACAAGTCACCTTTTTACAAGCAAATCTGCAAAGCGTAAACGTCAATTGCGTCATGCGACGACGATGGCGCCGTCTGATGTCAAACGCATCAAGCAGATGATCACGTATCTATAA
- the infC gene encoding translation initiation factor IF-3: protein MSKEDVQINEGIRAREVRLIDEANAQLGIVNIREALRIAMEKNLDLVNVAPTAKPPVCRIMDYGKFKYEQSKKEKEARKNQKVVMIKEIRMTPNIEDHDFETKVKAATRFLQDGDKVKAAVRFRGREITHPAIGQAVLEKMVKELEPYGTLERAPRLEGRNMIIILNPRHNAEKSS from the coding sequence ATTAGCAAAGAGGACGTACAGATCAACGAAGGCATTCGCGCGCGCGAAGTCCGCTTGATCGATGAAGCAAACGCCCAACTCGGGATTGTCAACATTCGCGAGGCGCTTCGGATCGCGATGGAGAAAAACCTCGATCTCGTCAATGTCGCTCCTACGGCGAAACCGCCGGTCTGTCGGATTATGGACTACGGCAAGTTCAAGTACGAGCAGAGCAAGAAAGAGAAAGAGGCGCGTAAGAATCAAAAGGTTGTCATGATCAAAGAAATTCGCATGACGCCAAACATTGAGGATCACGACTTCGAGACGAAGGTGAAGGCTGCCACCCGTTTTCTCCAAGATGGGGACAAGGTGAAAGCGGCGGTTCGTTTTCGCGGTCGGGAGATTACGCACCCGGCGATCGGGCAGGCCGTCCTTGAAAAGATGGTCAAAGAGTTGGAACCGTATGGGACACTTGAGCGCGCACCGCGCCTTGAGGGTCGCAATATGATCATCATTTTGAATCCCCGTCACAACGCAGAAAAATCATCGTAA
- the thrS gene encoding threonine--tRNA ligase — MAQSNVSITLKDGSVRTYEAGVTVQDVAKDISAGVARQTVAGKIDGKFVDLRAPIDRDVSLQLVMFDDKEGLEVYRHTTAHVMAQAVARLYPETKFAIGPVIEDGFYYDFADHAFTTEQFPEIERVMQEIIKADYPIERTVMSRAEALAYFSERNDRFKVELIEDLPESETITVFTQGEFTDLCRGPHLPSTGKIKAFKLLSIAGAYWRGDAKREQLTRIYATSFRKASELEAHLALLEEMKERDHRKIGKELKLFTLAKEVGQGLPLWLPNGATVRRTIERYIVDLEERLGYSHVYTPVLGSVELYKISGHWDHYHEDMFPPMEMDNEELVLRPMNCPHHMMVYKSDMHSYRDLPLRIGELGTMHRYEMSGTLAGLQRVRAMTLNDAHIFCTLDQVKDEFQRVVRLIQQVYKDFAITDFSYRLSLRDPANTEKYVASDAMWERAEGMLREVLTEMDLPFEEAIGEAAFYGPKLDVQVKTALGKEETLSTAQLDFHLPERFELEYIGEDGRAHRPVVIHRGIVSTMERMVAYLIENYKGAFPLWLAPLQVRILPVTTGQEAYAAEVEEMLRTHGVRVEVDRRQEKIGYKIRAAQLDKIPYMLVVGQKEQDANAVSVRHRVEGDQGAIAASEFAKRVAEEIARRG, encoded by the coding sequence ATGGCGCAGTCAAATGTTTCGATCACACTGAAAGATGGGTCCGTCCGCACCTATGAAGCCGGGGTCACCGTGCAGGATGTCGCAAAAGACATCAGTGCTGGTGTCGCGCGGCAGACGGTGGCGGGAAAGATTGACGGGAAGTTTGTCGATCTGCGTGCGCCGATCGATCGGGATGTAAGTCTGCAACTGGTCATGTTTGATGACAAAGAAGGACTTGAGGTCTACCGTCACACCACGGCGCATGTCATGGCGCAGGCGGTTGCGCGGCTGTATCCTGAGACGAAGTTTGCGATTGGCCCTGTAATTGAAGACGGATTCTACTATGATTTTGCGGATCACGCATTTACGACCGAGCAGTTTCCCGAGATTGAGCGCGTGATGCAAGAGATTATCAAAGCGGATTATCCGATTGAGCGCACCGTCATGTCGCGGGCGGAGGCGCTTGCCTATTTTTCTGAGCGAAATGACCGTTTCAAGGTTGAATTGATCGAGGATCTGCCAGAGTCTGAGACGATCACCGTGTTTACGCAAGGGGAGTTTACAGATCTGTGTCGCGGACCTCATCTCCCGTCGACCGGGAAGATCAAGGCATTCAAACTTTTGAGTATCGCAGGCGCATACTGGCGGGGGGATGCAAAGCGTGAGCAGTTGACGCGGATTTATGCGACAAGCTTTCGCAAGGCGTCGGAGCTTGAGGCGCATCTGGCCTTGCTCGAGGAAATGAAAGAGCGTGATCACCGCAAGATCGGCAAAGAGCTTAAGCTGTTTACGCTCGCCAAGGAAGTGGGACAGGGGCTTCCGCTCTGGCTGCCAAATGGTGCGACGGTCAGGCGCACCATTGAGCGGTACATCGTGGATTTAGAGGAGCGACTCGGCTACAGTCATGTCTACACACCGGTGCTTGGGAGTGTCGAACTCTACAAAATCAGCGGGCACTGGGATCACTATCACGAGGACATGTTTCCGCCGATGGAGATGGACAATGAGGAATTGGTGCTGCGGCCAATGAACTGTCCGCACCACATGATGGTTTACAAGTCAGACATGCATTCGTACCGCGATCTTCCGCTGCGCATTGGGGAGCTTGGCACGATGCACCGTTACGAGATGTCGGGGACACTCGCAGGACTTCAGCGGGTGCGCGCGATGACGCTCAATGACGCGCACATTTTCTGCACGCTCGATCAGGTGAAAGATGAGTTTCAGCGTGTGGTACGCCTCATTCAGCAGGTGTACAAGGATTTTGCGATCACTGATTTTTCGTATCGTCTCTCGCTGCGCGATCCGGCAAACACGGAGAAGTACGTCGCTTCTGACGCGATGTGGGAGCGCGCGGAAGGGATGCTTCGCGAGGTGCTCACGGAGATGGATTTGCCGTTTGAAGAGGCGATCGGTGAAGCGGCATTTTATGGGCCGAAGCTCGACGTGCAGGTGAAGACGGCGCTTGGTAAGGAAGAGACACTCTCCACGGCGCAGCTTGATTTTCATTTGCCGGAACGTTTTGAGCTTGAGTACATCGGTGAAGACGGTCGCGCACACCGCCCTGTCGTCATTCATCGCGGGATCGTGAGCACGATGGAGCGTATGGTCGCTTATCTGATCGAGAATTACAAAGGGGCGTTTCCGCTCTGGCTGGCGCCGCTGCAAGTGCGCATTTTGCCTGTGACGACGGGTCAGGAGGCGTATGCAGCGGAAGTGGAAGAGATGCTTCGCACGCATGGTGTGCGGGTGGAGGTGGATCGTCGGCAGGAGAAGATCGGCTACAAGATCCGGGCGGCGCAGCTCGACAAGATCCCATACATGCTCGTGGTGGGGCAAAAAGAGCAGGATGCAAACGCGGTGTCTGTGCGGCATCGCGTGGAGGGCGACCAAGGCGCGATCGCGGCAAGCGAGTTTGCGAAACGCGTTGCGGAGGAAATTGCGCGTCGCGGGTGA
- the ytxC gene encoding putative sporulation protein YtxC translates to MRITTSEDKRDFLLWLQKRSVELARKGIVFSLSVDDLECPNYVDLHVEGIESKEVVCNRIAMLLFRYLRGVWLYRFIGRTLREHHSYLDDDEQNLLQVRAFHEMAVNYPAEIAKDSQEGVESRWPLLFLQIRELLLRQGEVHLGGVMTFRFAKRLNLIHDVIKDTVDSFLANKEYEEFVSVLRFFADSAKQTPGEIHLVCAQNVIRAFEENRQELDLTLMNEIALKHSSRDLHPHDVLMSALITRGPERIVLHADASEIPFFLTVEKVFGDRVKKRASAEADPFLSEFYPLEKS, encoded by the coding sequence ATGCGCATTACAACATCGGAAGACAAGCGCGATTTTCTCCTGTGGCTGCAAAAACGCTCGGTGGAACTCGCGAGAAAGGGAATTGTGTTCTCGCTTTCCGTCGATGATCTTGAGTGCCCGAATTATGTCGATCTGCACGTGGAAGGGATTGAATCAAAAGAGGTAGTGTGCAATCGCATTGCAATGCTTTTGTTTCGCTACTTAAGAGGGGTTTGGCTCTATCGTTTTATCGGGAGGACACTGCGGGAGCACCACAGCTATCTTGATGACGACGAACAAAACCTCCTTCAAGTGCGAGCATTTCACGAGATGGCCGTGAACTATCCTGCTGAGATTGCCAAGGATTCGCAAGAGGGTGTGGAGAGCAGATGGCCGCTTCTTTTTTTGCAGATTCGCGAATTGTTGCTCAGGCAGGGAGAAGTTCATCTGGGCGGCGTGATGACGTTTCGTTTTGCAAAGCGTCTGAATTTGATTCACGATGTGATAAAAGATACGGTCGATTCGTTTCTCGCGAATAAAGAGTATGAGGAATTTGTCAGTGTACTTCGTTTTTTTGCGGATTCTGCAAAACAGACGCCAGGTGAAATTCATCTCGTGTGTGCGCAAAACGTGATTCGCGCCTTTGAGGAAAACCGACAGGAACTCGATTTGACGCTGATGAATGAGATTGCATTGAAGCACAGCAGCCGGGATCTTCATCCGCATGATGTGCTGATGAGTGCTCTGATCACGCGCGGACCAGAGCGAATCGTCTTGCATGCGGATGCGTCTGAAATTCCCTTTTTTCTGACGGTAGAAAAAGTGTTTGGCGACCGCGTCAAGAAACGCGCCAGTGCAGAGGCGGATCCGTTTCTAAGTGAATTTTATCCGCTGGAAAAGAGTTGA
- a CDS encoding dienelactone hydrolase family protein, with product MQLTSEWITYGENGKYTGLLQYPRRAKTPLPTLVVIQEIWGVDAHIEDVAARFAEAGYATFAPDLYAVDGARPEVLARERIDAVKTFLDTLPSTAWHSPDERQKALDRLPSPERESVHETFAKLFSGLNMELYMDQMLETTSFLRSDACAVSSGSIGSVGFCMGGALSALLACRDRELRGAAIFYGTSPSADNVTQGTCPIIGFYGGLDPRITDGVTAFADAMKSASRPFDFHVYEGAQHAFFNDTRASYHSDAARHAFAATLGFFLRHVAQ from the coding sequence GTGCAATTGACGAGTGAGTGGATTACATACGGCGAGAATGGGAAATACACAGGGCTCCTACAATATCCGAGACGCGCAAAGACGCCGCTTCCGACGCTTGTGGTCATTCAGGAGATCTGGGGTGTTGACGCGCATATTGAAGATGTTGCGGCGCGCTTTGCCGAGGCGGGCTATGCGACGTTTGCGCCTGATCTCTACGCAGTGGATGGGGCGCGGCCGGAGGTTTTGGCGCGGGAGCGAATTGATGCGGTCAAAACCTTTTTAGACACCTTGCCATCGACTGCTTGGCACAGCCCTGACGAGCGTCAGAAGGCGCTTGACCGATTGCCTTCCCCTGAGCGAGAAAGCGTTCATGAAACCTTTGCCAAACTCTTCTCCGGGCTCAACATGGAGCTCTACATGGATCAGATGCTTGAGACGACTTCTTTTTTGCGCAGTGACGCGTGCGCGGTCAGCAGTGGCTCCATCGGTTCTGTCGGGTTTTGCATGGGTGGTGCGCTGTCCGCGCTCTTGGCGTGCCGCGACCGCGAACTGCGGGGTGCGGCCATCTTCTATGGCACGTCTCCGTCTGCCGACAACGTCACACAAGGTACCTGCCCAATCATCGGTTTCTACGGGGGGCTTGACCCGCGCATTACCGATGGAGTAACGGCGTTTGCTGACGCGATGAAGAGTGCTTCGAGACCGTTTGATTTTCATGTGTATGAAGGTGCGCAACACGCTTTTTTTAATGATACGCGCGCGAGTTATCACAGCGATGCGGCGCGTCACGCTTTTGCGGCAACGCTCGGTTTCTTTTTGCGACATGTCGCGCAGTGA
- a CDS encoding NAD-dependent malic enzyme: protein MSVQHTAGTSLILRLELENSIATFGQLAKTIGENGGDIVAVDLISATKTTAVRDMTVQAFDRAHGEQIVKELHALPGVKVVNVSDRTFLMHLGGKIEIHAKSPVKNRDDLSRVYTPDVARVCQAIHADPQKAYTLTIKRNTVAIVTDGTAVLGLGDIGAAASVPVMEGKAMLFKQFADVDAFPICLDTKDTEEIIRIVRALAPVFGGINLEDIGSPRCFEIEDRLREELDIPVFHDDQHGTAVVLLAGFLNAIKIVQKPIEAVRVVVTGIGAAGVACTKMLIAAGVKNIIGVDRNGIISNKNEYDNVAWDWYAKNTNPAGVTGSLADAIRDADVFIGLSGPGVLTVDHLKMMNRDPVVFAMANPTPEIEPEVAEPYVRVMATGRSDYPNQINNVLCFPGIFRGALDCRAAEINEPMKLAAARAIAAIVSDDELNENYIIPSVFNKRVAKAVSRAVVEAAIASGVARRERLDGNYTTTL from the coding sequence ATGAGTGTGCAACACACGGCCGGTACGAGCCTGATTCTGCGGTTGGAGCTTGAAAATTCCATCGCTACCTTCGGCCAATTGGCAAAGACAATCGGAGAAAACGGTGGGGACATCGTCGCGGTCGACTTGATTTCCGCGACGAAAACGACGGCGGTGCGCGATATGACGGTGCAGGCGTTTGACCGGGCGCACGGGGAGCAGATTGTCAAAGAACTGCACGCGCTTCCTGGGGTCAAAGTGGTCAATGTTTCTGACCGCACCTTTCTCATGCACCTTGGTGGAAAAATAGAGATTCATGCGAAGTCCCCCGTCAAGAACCGTGATGACCTCTCGCGCGTCTACACACCGGATGTTGCGCGTGTGTGCCAGGCGATTCACGCTGACCCGCAAAAAGCATACACGCTTACAATCAAGCGAAACACCGTGGCGATCGTGACGGATGGGACGGCGGTTCTCGGACTTGGCGACATCGGGGCTGCCGCGTCTGTTCCTGTCATGGAAGGAAAGGCAATGCTGTTCAAACAGTTTGCCGACGTGGACGCTTTTCCGATTTGCCTTGACACAAAGGATACGGAAGAAATCATTCGCATCGTACGCGCGTTGGCTCCCGTTTTCGGGGGGATCAACCTTGAAGACATCGGTTCGCCGCGCTGCTTTGAGATTGAGGATCGCTTGCGTGAAGAGCTTGATATTCCTGTATTTCACGACGATCAGCACGGGACGGCCGTCGTTCTTCTGGCAGGGTTTTTAAACGCGATCAAAATTGTGCAAAAGCCAATCGAGGCGGTGCGCGTCGTCGTGACAGGTATTGGCGCCGCCGGTGTTGCTTGCACGAAAATGCTCATCGCCGCCGGTGTCAAGAACATTATCGGCGTTGATCGAAACGGCATTATTTCGAATAAGAATGAGTATGATAACGTCGCTTGGGATTGGTATGCTAAAAACACGAATCCAGCAGGTGTGACGGGGAGTCTGGCTGACGCAATACGCGATGCGGACGTATTTATCGGCCTTTCGGGTCCCGGCGTTTTGACGGTGGATCATTTGAAGATGATGAACCGCGATCCGGTTGTCTTTGCCATGGCGAATCCGACGCCTGAGATCGAGCCGGAGGTTGCTGAACCGTATGTGCGCGTCATGGCGACGGGTCGTTCCGATTATCCGAATCAGATCAATAACGTGCTGTGCTTTCCAGGGATTTTTCGGGGCGCGCTCGACTGTCGGGCGGCGGAGATCAATGAGCCGATGAAACTGGCGGCAGCGCGCGCGATTGCGGCGATTGTTTCGGATGATGAGCTAAACGAGAACTATATTATCCCGAGTGTGTTTAACAAGCGCGTGGCAAAAGCGGTCAGCCGGGCGGTGGTCGAGGCGGCAATTGCCAGCGGAGTTGCGCGCAGGGAGCGGCTCGACGGGAATTACACGACGACGTTATAG